The DNA window CACCCTCGACGCCGTCGCGGATGCAGCCGCCCTTCTGGATGCGGAAGAGCTCCTTGTAGCCCTCGTCGAACTCGTGGTTGCCCACCGCCGAGAGCTGCACGCCCATCGCGTTCAGCGCCTGGATCGTCGGCTCGTCGTGGAACGCGGCCGAGAGCAGCGGCGAGGCACCGATGTTGTCGCCGGCGGTGAGGGTGAAGCTGTCGCGCTGGCCGGCGCGCAGCTGCTTCAGGTGCGTCGAGAGGTACTCGGCACCGCCCACGACCGTCACGGCGGGCGTGCCGTCCGGGTTGGTGCCCGTGGTCACGCGGCTGCTCGACCCGGTCAGCGGGTCGAGGTTGCCGTGGAGGTCGTTGAAGGAGAGCAGCTGGATGTGCTGCAGGGGCGCTGACCTGATCGACTGCGCCGACGCGGTGGTCGGCAGGCTCGCGGTCGCGAGCGCGGCGCCGGCGGTCGCGGCCAGTGCGACGATCCGCGCGGTTCGGGAGGTTCGGCTCATGTCCGTGCACGTTAGGCATCCGGCGCGCGGCGCGCCAGACCCCGCGGCCCAACTCGCGGGGAAGTCCGGGCGTCCGGAGCCTCGCGACGCTGTCGGTAGGGTGTCCGCGGTGGACAGGCCGTACTCCCCCGCGCACCTCGAGACCGTCGAGCGCCTGAGCGAGCCCGAGGTCGACGCGGTCACCTGGACCCTCGAGGCCGCCACCGAGGCCGACGGCGTGCGCCCGCTGTCCGAGCACGTCGAGCTGCACCTGCGCGACGGCGGCGAGCGCCCGGCGCGCCACGTCCTCGCCTGGCACGGCGACACCCTCGCCGGCTACGCCCACCTGGACACCACCGACGCGGTCGCCGGTCCGAGCGCCGAGCTCGTCGTCCACCCCGCCGCCCGGCGCGCGGGCGTCGGGACGGCACTGCTGCGTACGCTGCTCGGCGAGGCCGCGCCGGCCTCCCTGCGCGTGTGGGCGCACGGCTCGCTGCCCGGCGCCGACGCTCTCGCCACCTCGGTCGGCATGGCCCGCGTGCGCGAGCTGCTGCAGATGCGCCGCGCGCTCCCCTACGGCGGCGCCGTGCCGCCGCTGCCGGTCGACGTCGACGTGCGCGCCTTCGACCCGGACCGCGACGCCGAGGAGTGGGTGCGCGTCAACGCCGAGGCGTTCGCCGACCACCCCGAGCAGGGACGCCTCACCCTGCTCGACCTGGGGATCCGGATGCGGGAGCCGTGGTTCGACCCGGCCGGGTTCCTGGTCGCCGAGCGCGACGGCGCCATGGTCGGCTTCGCGTGGACCAAGGTGCACGGCGGGGCCGAGCAGCCCCGCCTGACCCTCGTCGGGGCCGCGCCCGTCGACCACCCCCACCCCCCGCTCGGCGAGCTCTACGTCCTCGGCGTCGCCCCGTCGGCGCGCGTCTCGGGCCTCGGGCGGGCGCTGACGGTGCGCGCGCTGCGGCACCTGGGCGAGCGCGGGCTGCGCCACGCGATGCTCTACGCCGACGCCGACAACGTGCCCGCGGTGCGGCTCTACACCTCCCTGGGGTTCACCCGCCACAGCTCCGACACGATGTGGCAGGGGGCGGCGGCGTGGCAGGCGCCGGGCTCCTGAGACGGGAGCCCGGCCAGGTGCGACGATGACGCCCATGAGCACGGACGCGACGGTCACCGCGGTCGGCAGCGACCCTGCGGGCACGACGGACGACGACCTCCCCGACGACCGCTTCCTCGACCGCGAGCTGTCGTGGCTGAGCTTCAACCAGCGCGTGCTGGAGCTGTCCGAGGACCCGACGGTGCCGCTGCTGGAGCGGGCCCGCTTCCTCGCCATCTTCGCGAGCAACCTCGACGAGTTCTTCATGGTGCGCGTGGCGGGGCTCAAGCGCCGCATCGCGACCGGCCTCGCCGTCCGAGCGGCGAGCGGGCTCCAGCCGCGCGAGGTGCTCACCTGCGTGGCCGAGAAGACCGCGCAGCTGACCCACCGGCACGCCGACGTCTTCCGCGACGAGATCAAGCCCGGTCTCGAGGAGCTCGGCATCCGGCTCTCGCGGTGGGACGAGCTCGAGCCGGCCGAGCAGGAGCGGCTGCACACGCTGTTCCGCGAGCGGATCTTCCCGGTGCTCACGCCGCTGGCGGTCGACCCGGCCCACCCGTTCCCCTACATCTCCGGCCTGAGCCTCAACCTGGCCGTCATCGTCCGCAACCCCAGCACCGGGCTCGAGCACTTCGCCCGCATCAAGGTGCCGCCGCTGCTCCCCCGCTTCACCAAGGCCTCCGACCAGCGCTTCGTGCCGCTCGAGGACGTCATCGCGGCCCACCTGCACCTGCTCTTCCCGGGCATGCAGGTGCTGCAGCACCACACGTTCCGGGTCACGCGCAACGAGGACCTCGAGGTCGACGAGGACGAGGCCGAGAACCTCCTGCAGGCGCTGGAGCGCGAGCTCATGCGCCGCCGCTTCGGGCCGCCCGTGCGCCTCGAGGTCGAGGAGGCCATCGACCCGCACCTGCTCGACCTGCTCAAGGGCGAGCTGGGCGTCGACGACGACGACGTCTACAGCCTGCCGTTCCCCCTCGACCTGACCGGCCTGCACGCCATCGCCGACATCGACCGGCCCGAGCTGAAGTTCGCGCCGTTCGTGCCGGGCACCCACCGCGACCTCGTCGACGTCGAGGCGCGCGAGGCCAGCATCTTCGCCACCCTGCGCCGCGGCGACATCCTCGTGCAGCACCCCTACGACTCGTTCGCCACCAGCGTGCAGGCCTTCATCGAGCAGGCCGCCGCCGACCGCAACGTGCTCGCCATCAAGCAGACGCTCTACCGCACCAGCGGCGACTCACCGATCGTCGACGCGCTCATCGACGCGGCCGAGGCGGGCAAGCAGGTCCTGGTGCTCGTCGAGATCAAGGCCCGCTTCGACGAGCAGGCCAACATCAAGTGGGCGCGCAAGCTCGAGCAGGCCGGCTGCCACGTCGTCTACGGCCTCGTCGGGCTGAAGACCCACTGCAAGGCGGCGCTGGTCATCCGCCAGGAGGGTGACCGCCTGCGCCGCTACGCGCACGTCGGCACGGGCAACTACAACCCCAAGACCGCCCGCCTCTACGAGGACTTCGGCCTGCTGACGGCGTCGAACGAGGTCGGAGAAGACCTCACGAACCTCTTCAACACCCTCTCCGGCTTCTCCTTCGGCGTCGGCTACAAGCGCCTGCTGGTGGCGCCCGAGGACGTGCGCGACGGCATCATCGAGCGCATCGAGCAGCAGGTCGAGCTCGCCCGCAGCGGCCGGCCGGCGCGGGTGCGCATCAAGGTCAACTCGCTGGTCGACGAGGCCACCATCGACGCGCTCTACCGCGCCAGCTCGGCCGGCGTCTCGGTCGACCTCTGGACCCGCGGCATCTGCGCCGTCCGGCCAGGAGTGCCTGGCCTGTCGGAGAACGTGCGCGTCCGCAGCATCCTCGGCCGCTTCCTCGAGCACTCGCGGGTGTTCGAGTTCGGCGTGGGCGAGGAGTCCGAGGTGTGGATCGGCAGCGCCGACATGATGCACCGCAACCTCGACCGTCGTGTCGAGGCGCTGGTGCGCCTGACCTCCCCCGAGCACGTGAGCGAGCTGCGGGGCTTCCTCGACCTCGGCTTCGACGAGGCGACGGCGTCGTGGCACCTCCAGGGCGACGGCGAGTGGGTGCGGCACCACGTCGACGAGAACGGCACCCCGCTGCGCGACCTGCAGGAGTACCTCATCGGGGTCAAGCAGCGACGAGCGAGGAGCGCGCGTGTCTGAGCAGCAGCCCGACGAGCACTCGGCCGGCACGGAGGACCCGCAGCCGCCGAGCGGTGCGGTCTCCACCTACCGCGAGGTCGAGCGCAAGTTCCGCGTCCACGGCCTGTTCCGGGTGCCCGACCTCGCCGGCGCCGGCCCGGTGGCGACGACGCAGGAGCGCGAGGTTCTGCAGCTGGCGGCGAGCTACCACGACACCAGCGACCTGCGCCTCGCCCGCGAAGGGGTCACGCTGCGCCGCCGCGAGGGCGGGCACGACGCCGGCTGGCACCTCAAGCTGCCGGTCGGCGAGCTCGGCTCGGGCGCACGTGACGAGCTGCGCCTGCCGCTCGAGGCGGGCGCGGTCGGCTCGGTCCCCACCGAGCTGCGCGAGCTCGTCACCGCCTACACCCGCGGCGCCGAGCTCCGGGTCGTCGCCACCCTGCGCACCGAGCGCACCCCGCTGGCGCTGCTCGACGCCGAGGGCGCCGAGCTCGCCGAGCTCACCGACGACACCGTCTCGGTCGTCGACGGCGAGCGCGTGCTGGTGCGCTTCCGCGAGCTCGAGCTCGAGGAGCACGCCGAGCTGGAGCCGGGCGCCCTCGACGAGGTGGTGGCCCGGCTCGGGCGCGCCGGCGCCGTGCCCGGCGAGTTCGTCTCCAAGGCGGTGCGCGCCCTGGGCCCCCTGGCGACCGCGCCCTCCGACGTCCCCGAGCCGCCCGAGGTCTCGCCGAAGTCGCCGGCGGAGGTGCTCGTACGCCGTCACCTCGCCACGCACGTACGCGCCCTGCGGGTCGCCGACCTCGGCGTGCGCCGGGGCGAGGACGACGCCGTGCACCAGATGCGGGTCTCCGCCCGACGGCTGCGCAGCGGGCTCCGGGTGTTCCGGCCGCTGCTCGACCGCGAGTGGGCCGACGCCCTGCGCGCCGAACTCGGCTGGATGGCCGAGGAGCTGGGCGCCGCCCGCGACCTCGAGGTGCTGCGCGAGCGGCTCGAGGCCGCGACCAGCTGGCTCCCCGACTCCGTCGAGCCCCTCGCGGCGCGCACGCTGGTCGACACCACGCTCACCGAGCGGTTCGACCGGGCGCGCGAGGAGGCGCTCGAGGCGCTGCGCTCCGAGCGCTACACCGCGCTGCTCGACGCGCTGGTCGCCGCCGCCGCCGAGCCGAAGCTCACGGAGGCGGCCGCCGAGCCGTGCGCGAGCGCCCTCCCACCCCTGGTCTCGGCGGCGTGGAAGCGGCTGGCCAAGGACGCGAAGCACCTCCACCTCGAGGGCCACGACGACGACTGGCACGAGACCCGCAAGGCCGCCAAGCAGGTGCGCTACGCCTGCGACGCGGTCGCGCCGGCGCTCGGCCGTCCGGCGAAGGCCCTGGCCAAGCAGGTGACCCGGGTGACCGAGCTGCTGGGCGAGCACCAGGACGCCGCCATCGCGGCCGACGTGCTCGTCGAGCTGGCGGCCGGTCCGCACGTCAGCGGCCGCGCCGGGTTCGCGCTCGGGCTGATGCACCGCGACCAGCGCGACGCGGTGCACCTCGCCCGGGTCGAGTTCGGCCACGTCTGGCGCGGGGTGTCGGCGTCGCGCCACCGGGCGTGGCTGCGCCGGTGAGCCCCCGGTCGAGCACGAGCGTGCAGGCGGCAGGGACCGTCGTGCACCGGCCGGGCCCCGAGGGCCCGGAGGTGCTGCTCGTGCACCGGCCGCGCTACGACGACTGGTCGTTCCCCAAGGGCAAGCTCGACGGCGACGAGCACGTGGTGCTCGCCGCGGTCCGCGAGACGCGCGAGGAGTCGGGGCTCGGCGTGCGGCTCGAGCGGCCTCTGCGTACCCAGCGCTACACCGTCTCGGGCCGCCCGAAGGAGGTCCGCTACTGGGCGGCGACCGCCACCGGCGGGGAGTTCACCGCCAACGACGAGGTCGACGAGGTGGCCTGGCTCCCCGTGCCGGCCGCGCGCGAACGGCTCACCTGGAGCCGTGACACCACGCTCCTCGACGACGTCGAGCGCGGGCCGCTGCCCACCACCGCCGTGGTGGTGCTGCGCCACTGCCGGGCGGTCCCCCGAGACGACTGGGCCGCCGACGACGACCTCCGCCCGCTCGACGCGCTAGGCGTCGCGAGCGCCGCGGCGCTCGCACCGGTCCTGGCGGCCTACGCGCCCCGACGGATCCTCTGCTCCGACACCGTCCGCACCCTCGAGACCGTGCGTCGCCTCGCCGAGCAGGAGGGCATCGCCGTCGAGGTGACGCCGATGCTGGGCACGAGCGCCATCAGCGCCGCGCCCGCCGCCGCCCAGGCCGCTGCCGACGCCGTGCGCTCGTCGACGGAGCCCGTCCTCCTGTGTACTCACCGGCAGGTGGTCCGTGACGTGCTAGGCGGGCTGATGCGCACGACCGACGAGAAGCCACCGCAGACCACTTTGCAGCCGGGCGAGTTCTTCGTGCTGCACTTCGCGGCCGGCGTCTTCGTCGCGCTCGAGCGGCACAGCGGCGTCTGAGCAGCCCGGGTCCCCCGGACGGGTCGAGCTCGTCGAAGTTCTTGGCGCAAGGGCGGTTCACCTGCTAGCCCTCGGCTGTGCAAGGGGGCGACATGGAGCCCACACGCCATGTTCACCACGCGTTCACCTCTCTCCGAGATTGCCGTCACCTGCGGCTCCTACGGTGACGGCGCAACCTACGAAGACCCCCGAAGAGAGAGATCCCTCGACGTGAAGTTCCAGCACCTCGGCCGCGTGTCGGCGCTCGCCCTCGCCGGCGCCCTGGCCCTGACCGCCTGTGGCTCGGACGACAACAGCGACAGCACGGCCGCCTCGTCGGGCTCCGGCTCCTCGGCTGCGAGCGGCGACTGCCCGAGCGGCACGTTGAACGCTGAGGGCTCGAGCGCTCAGCAGAACGCGATGGGCGCGTGGATCAAGGCGTACCAGTCCCAGTGCTCCGGCACGACGATCAACTACAACCCGACCGGTTCCGGCGCCGGCGTCACCGCCTTCATCGGCGCCCGTGAGCCGCTGGTCGGGTCCGACTCGGCGCTCAAGCCCGACGAGAAGACCCAGGCCGACGCCCGCTGCAAGACCGGCAAGGCCATCGACCTGCCGATGGTCATCGGCCCGATCGCCGTCGCCTACAACGTGAAGGGCGTCGACGACCTCCAGCTCTCCGCCTCGACCGTGGCCAAGATCTTCGCCGGCACGGTCAAGACGTGGGACGACGCGGCGATCAAGGCCGAGAACCCCAGCGCGAAGCTGCCCTCGACGCCGATCCAGACCATCCACCGCTCGGACGCGTCGGGCACCACCGACAACTTCACCAAGTGGCTCGCGGCTGCGGCGCCGTCCGACTGGACCTACGCCAACGACAAGCAGTGGAAGGCCCCCGGCGGCCAGGGCGCCGCCAAGTCGGCCGGTGTGGCTGACGCGGTCGCCAACGGCGACGGGACCATCGGCTACGTCGAGTACTCCTTCGTGCAGTCGGCCAGCCTGAAGGCCGCGAAGATCTCCAACGACGGCAAGAACTTCGTGGAGCTGACCCCGGCCAACGCCTCGACCGCGGTCGAGAGCGCCAAGCCCGCCGACGGCGCGACCGGCAACGACCTCGCGCTCAAGCTCGACTACGCGACCACGGCCGCCAACGCGTACCCGATCGTCCTGGTGACCTACGAGATCACCTGCGAGAAGGGCCTCTCGGCCGGCGACGCGAAGTTCGTCAAGTCGTTCCTCTCCTACACCTCGGGCGACGGCCAGTCGCAGCTCACCCCCGACCTCGGCTACGCGCCGCTGCCGGCGAGCATCCAGGCCAAGGTGAAGACCGCCGTCGCGGCGATCAGCTAGTACGCACCACCGAGGGCGCTCCGTCGGGCTCCGGCTCGACGGGGCGCCGTCGTCTGTACGACACTGCGGCCGACCGGCCCACCCGCACCAGCCCTCGCCGACCCTGGCAGGGCAGCACGACACGGAGGACACGTGGCAGCCGACACACAGGCGCCGGAGGGGCTCCGGACGACGAGCTCGCGCAGCGGCGTACGCCTGGGTGACCGCGTCTTCAGCGGCCTGGCCCTCGGGGCGGGTGTGACGCTGCTCGTGGTCATGGCCGCCATCGCCGTCTTCCTGCTCGTCAAGGCGGTCCCCGGCATCCGCGACGACAGCACCAACTGGCTGACGACGACCCGCTGGGAGCCCGACTCCCTGCCCTCGGTGTGGGGCATCGCCGCGCTGGCCTTCGGCACCGTCCTCAGCAGCGTGATCGCCCTCCTGCTGGCGGTCCCGGTGGCTCTCGGCATCGCGCTGTTCATCTCGCACTACGCGCCGCGCCGGCTCGCGGTGGTCCTCGGCGCCCTCGTCGACCTGCTGGCCGCCGTGCCGAGCGTCGTCTACGGCCTGTGGGGCCTGCGCTGGCTGCAGGGCCAGATGGTGCCGTTCCAGGGCTGGCTCAACCACTGGTTCGGCTGGATCCCGCTGTTCGGCGGCACGGTGACCGGCGCCCGTACGCTGTTCACCGCCGGCGTCGTGCTGGCCATCATGATCCTGCCCATCGTGGCGGCGGTCAGCCGCGAGGTCTTCCTCCAGGCGCCCCGCACGCTCGAGGAGGCGGCACTGGCGCTGGGCGCCACGCGATGGGAGATGATCCGCACCACGGTGCTGCCCTTCGGCCGCCCCGGCGTGATCTCCGCGATCATGCTCGGACTGGGCCGGGCGCTCGGCGAGACCATCGCCATCGCCCTGGTGCTCAGCACCAGCTACGAGCTCAACTGGCACATCCTCGAGCCGGGCGGCACGACCGTCGCCGCCAACATCCCCCTCCAGTTCGCCGAGGCGAGGGACACCGGCCGCAGCGCCCTCATCGCCTCCGGCCTCGTGCTGTTCGTCATCACGATGGCCGTGAACATGGGCGCCCGCGCGATCGTCGCGCGGCGCAAGGACTTCTCCGGAGCCTCGGCATGAGCGCCGTCCTCGACGCCTCGCCCCGCGAGCGCGACCCGCAGCTGCACACCCGCCCCCTCGCCCGCTGGATGCCGTGGGCGGTGGGCGGCGTGGCCGTCGTCCTCGGCCTGCTGGTGGCCACGGTCCTGCACGCGAGCGCCCGCGGCGGCCGGGTGCTGGTCGCCGCTGTGATGGCCGACGCGCTGTTCGGTGTGGGCATCTACGCCTTGTCCTCCGCCCGCGAGGGCAGCCGACGGGCCACCGACCGGCTGGTGACCACCGTGGTCTACAGCTGTTTCGGGCTCGCCGTCCTGCCCCTCGTCGGACTGCTGGCGACCACCGTCAAGCGCGGCTACAGCCGCATGACGCCCGACTTCTTCACCCACTCCATGCGCGGCGTCGGGCCGCGCGACGACGCCGGCGGCATCTACCACGCCATCGTCGGCACCGTCGAGCAGGTCGGCATCGCCAGCCTGATCGCCGTGCCGCTCGGCCTGCTCGTCGCCGTCTACCTGGTGGAGTACGGCCGTGGCGCGCTAGCCAAGGCGGTCACCTTCTTCGTCGACGTCATGACGGGCATCCCCTCGATCGTGGCCGGCCTGTTCGTCTTCACGCTGTTCATCGTGATCCTGCCGTTCCACTACAACGGGTTCTGGGGCGCGCTGTCCCTCTCGATCCTCATGGTGCCCACCGTCGTGCGCAGCTCGGAGGAGATGCTGCGGCTGGTGCCGAACGAGCTGCGGGAGGCGTCGTTCGCCCTGGGCGTCCCGCGCTGGAAGACCATCCTGTCGATCGTCTTCCCGACGGCGATCGCCGGCATCATCACCGGCATCATGCTCGCGGTGGCGCGCATCATCGGCGAGACGGCCCCCCTGGTGCTGACGACGTTCTTCACGGACTCGATCAACATGAACCCGTTCAGCGGCCCGCAGGTCTCGCTGCCGCTCTACGTCTTCAACCAGGCGACCTCCTCGGGGCCCTACACCCAGCAGCGGGCGTGGGCCGCGGCCCTGACGCTCATCCTCATCGTGCTCGTGCTCAACCTCGTGGCTCGGCTCGTCGCCTGGTGGCGCGCGCCCAAGGCCCGCTGAAACAGGAGACAATCCCACCATGGCCAAGCGCATCGACGTCAGCGGTCTGAACGTCTACTACGGCTCCTTCCGCGCCGTCGAGGACGTCAACATCACCATCGAGCCCCGCTCCGTCACGGCCTTCATCGGGCCCTCGGGCTGCGGCAAGTCGACCTTCCTGCGCACGCTCAACCGCATGCACGAGGTCATCCCCGGCGCCCACGTCGAGGGCAAGGTCATGATCGACGACGAGGACCTCTACGCCCCCGGCGTCGACCCCGTCGCGGTCCGGCGCATGGTCGGCATGGTGTTCCAGCGCCCGAACCCGTTCCCGACGATGTCGATCTACGACAACGTCGCGGCTGGGCTGCGCCTCAACGGGGTCAAGAAGCGCTCCGTGCTGGACGACGTGGTCGAGAAGTCGCTGCAGGGCGCCAACCTGTGGAACGAGGTCAAGGACCGGCTGGGGCGCCCCGGCGCGGGGCTGTCCGGCGGCCAGCAGCAGCGGCTGTGCATCGCCCGGGCCATCGCCGTCGAGCCCGAGATCCTGCTCATGGACGAGCCCTGCTCCGCCCTGGACCCGATCTCCACGCTGGCGATCGAGGACCTGATCTCGACGATCAAGGAGCAGTACACCATCGTGATCGTCACCCACAACATGCAGCAGGCCGCCCGCGTGAGCGAGACCACGGCCTTCTTCAACATCGCGGGGGCAGGCAAGCCGGGCCACCTGATCGAGGTCGGCCCGACCGCCAAGATGTTCTCGAACCCGTCGGTGCGGGCCACCGAGGACTACATCTCGGGCCGCTTCGGCTGACCGGCGGCACTGCTGACGGGCGCTGCGCCTGCGGACGGGCGCAGCGGCTAGTGCTCGACGAGCCCGAGGACCTCGTCGAGCTCGTCCGGGCTGAGCGGGTGGTCGCTCGAGGCGGCCGCCACCATGACCTCGCCGAACAGCTCGATCTCGGCCAGGGCCGCCGGGTCCTGGAGCCGGAGGTCGGGCTTGACGATCACGCTCGGCCGCCTCCTCTTCGCCTCGTCACGCTCCGCGGCAGCCCGGTCGCCGCCGACTGCCAGGCTATCGGCGTCGGACTCCTGGCGGACACGGATCGCGTTCATCACTCACCCTATGGTGAACGATCCACCCGTCCGGCGTCCGCCGAATCGATGCTTCCGTCAGCAACCAGCCGCCGTCGCGCTCAGGACCGGTACGGTGGGCGCGTGGTTCCCGTCCGGCACACCTGCACCGTCGTGCACACCGGCAGCTTCGCCTCCGCCCGGTGCACCTGCGGGTGGCGCGGCTCGGCCCGCCGCAGCATCGGGCGGGCCCGTGCCGACGGCGCGGCGCACGAGGAGACGGCCGCAGCGGCGGCCGCAGCGTCCGCTCTGCCGGCCCAGCGGACGCGCGACGACGCACCGGCGGACCTCGCCGCGCGCTGAGTCACCCCAGCGCCGCCGAGACCCCTGGGCGCGGCGTTCAGGCCCAGATGGCGGCGAGGACGCCGTCCTCGAGCTCCTCGGGCGGGTCCGGCAGCGAGCGCGCCGCCCCGGTCGCCACCCGCGCCGCGCTCCAGGCCGCGACCGCCGCGTCGAGCACGTCGTCGGGCCCGGCGCGCTCCCCCGCCTCGCCGAGGTCGCCCGCCAGCTCGATGCCGGCGGCGCGCAGCGCGGCCCGGCGCTCCTCGGAGCCGGCCCAGGTGCGCTTGGGGTGGCGCGCCGGGGCGCCGGTCAGCACCGCGTACGACAGCTCCGGGTGCACCTCGACGACCCGCGGCCCGGCGGTGCGGTCGCGCAGCCAGGCGTCGACCTCGAGGACCTTGGTGCGCAGCGCGTACGCCTGTGCCGAGACCCCCTCGCCACCGGCCGCGCGGCTCCGGGCGTTGGCCTCTGCGTGGGTGGGCGCCTCGAGCGCCGCGCGCGACGGTGTGCGGAAGACGGAGGAGCGGCGGGCGCCCAGCTCGCGCGCGGCGAGCAGGTCGGCCTGGCGCGGCCCTCCCGCGGACAGGCCGACCGGGATGTCGATGCCGACGACGGTCAGTGCCGCCGCCGCCGCGCCGGCTCGCGCGACGAGCTCCGCGGCCCGCGGTGCGAACAGCGCGACCGACGGACGGCCCAGGGCGAGCAGGACGCCGACCCAGCCGCCGCGGCAGGCGTCGACGCCCAGCACCGGCGGCGGGCCGCCCGCGGCCACGTCGTCGACTGCGCTACTTCTTCGCCGACGCCGACTTGGCGGGCCGGGCGCTGACCGCCCACACGTGCGACATGTGCACCCGTGCCTCGCCCTTGGCCACGGGGTGCGAGACGACCCCGCCCTCGCGCATCTGCTGGGCGATGACGTCGAGCAGCTCGGGCAGCGGGGTCTCGGCGGGATAGCTCAGCTCGAGGGGCTCGCCCGGGCCGTGCAGGACGATCGTGTGCGTGGATGCCATGCCCAGAACGCTAGCCCACCGGGTCAGCGGCGGGACCCGCGAGAGACCGAGGTGCTGAACTGGTAGTACTCCGGCCGGTAGAGCGTGGTGCCGAGCTCGAAGGCCACGTCGTCCTGGTCGGAGGTGGTCTGGCTGATGACGAGGACCGGCGCGCCGCTGCGCAGGCCCAGCAGCTTGGCGTTCGGCGCCTCTGCCGCCGCGGCGGAGACGGTGAGCTCCGACCGGCTCGGCTGCACGTCGAACTCGCTGGCCAGCAGCTCGTAGAGCGAGGCGTCGGTGAGGTCGGCGCCGCGCAGCGAGCGGAAGCGGCGCAGCGGCAGGTGGCTCGTGGTCAGAGCCACGGGCGCGCCGTCGACGACCCGCAGGCGGGTGACCGCCAGCAGCTGCGTGCCGGAGCGCAGGCCCAGCGACTTCGCCTGGGCGGGTGTGGCCGCCTCGGTCTCGGTCGAGATGTGCCGGGTCTGCAGGCTGTGCCCCTCGGCGAGCACCGTCTCGGTGAAGCTGCGGAGCGCCGAGGGCACCTCGCTCAGGGCTGCGGAGGTGACGAACCAGCCACG is part of the Motilibacter peucedani genome and encodes:
- the pstB gene encoding phosphate ABC transporter ATP-binding protein PstB: MAKRIDVSGLNVYYGSFRAVEDVNITIEPRSVTAFIGPSGCGKSTFLRTLNRMHEVIPGAHVEGKVMIDDEDLYAPGVDPVAVRRMVGMVFQRPNPFPTMSIYDNVAAGLRLNGVKKRSVLDDVVEKSLQGANLWNEVKDRLGRPGAGLSGGQQQRLCIARAIAVEPEILLMDEPCSALDPISTLAIEDLISTIKEQYTIVIVTHNMQQAARVSETTAFFNIAGAGKPGHLIEVGPTAKMFSNPSVRATEDYISGRFG
- a CDS encoding DUF429 domain-containing protein yields the protein MAAGGPPPVLGVDACRGGWVGVLLALGRPSVALFAPRAAELVARAGAAAAALTVVGIDIPVGLSAGGPRQADLLAARELGARRSSVFRTPSRAALEAPTHAEANARSRAAGGEGVSAQAYALRTKVLEVDAWLRDRTAGPRVVEVHPELSYAVLTGAPARHPKRTWAGSEERRAALRAAGIELAGDLGEAGERAGPDDVLDAAVAAWSAARVATGAARSLPDPPEELEDGVLAAIWA
- a CDS encoding GntR family transcriptional regulator; protein product: MTSTSFDRPDLSRGPDPAYVQVRNYLADQIAQGHLHEGSRLMPERVLATELGVSRVTIRRSLQELVNEGVLTPSHGRGWFVTSAALSEVPSALRSFTETVLAEGHSLQTRHISTETEAATPAQAKSLGLRSGTQLLAVTRLRVVDGAPVALTTSHLPLRRFRSLRGADLTDASLYELLASEFDVQPSRSELTVSAAAAEAPNAKLLGLRSGAPVLVISQTTSDQDDVAFELGTTLYRPEYYQFSTSVSRGSRR